A genomic window from Glycine soja cultivar W05 chromosome 10, ASM419377v2, whole genome shotgun sequence includes:
- the LOC114371251 gene encoding uncharacterized protein LOC114371251 isoform X3 — MLVRRRVMSWRRVAKALQALVAHVLLFTFTITLALKLDHVIRHSWWKVFFPLWAFHAVVARGRFSLPAPSMPHDRQWAPFHSLVATPLLVAFELLLCMHLGSSYVMNLRIVFMPLIFLEMAILFDNVRMCRALMPGDDENLTDEAVWETLPHFWISISMVFFIAATVFTLLKICGGGNELTRCHTFLWMKPGDVAALGWWDLFINFGIAQCFAFLVCTKWHNPTIHGGCHITEPCSSSNTIRYLDFRTGGLVVYTDEDRQQNGFCNLQDIGGHIMKIPFIGFQILLFMHLEGTPSSAKNLPHWVIFSPLFLLQGAGVLFAAYRLIEKIVLLLYCGDIPERYSAIASKSRECFGFFRRGSRLLGWWSIDEGSREEEARLFCAGSPGYNTFTPDTVKKMPRADLVEEVKMFPYIKICSYHVI; from the exons ATGCTGGTTCGGAGAAGGGTGATGAGTTGGAGAAGGGTGGCGAAGGCCCTTCAGGCTCTGGTAGCTCATGTCTTACTTTTCACCTTCACTATTACCCTTGCTCTCAAGCTTGATCATGTCATTCGTCACTCATGGTG GAAGGTATTTTTTCCTCTATGGGCTTTTCATGCTGTGGTAGCACGAGGCAGGTTTTCCTTGCCTGCTCCTTCGATGCCTCATGATCGCCAA TGGGCTCCTTTTCATTCACTCGTAGCAACTCCACTACTTGTTGCATTTGAGCTACTTCTTTGTATGCATCTCGGGAGCAGTTATG TGATGAATTTAAGGATTGTCTTCATGCCCCTGATATTTCTTGAAATGGCGATTTTGTTTGATAACGTCAG GATGTGTAGGGCTTTGATGCCTGGAGATGATGAAAATCTGACCGACGAAGCAGTATGGGAAACTCTTCCG CACTTCTGGATTTCAATATCCATGGTCTTCTTTATTGCTGCCACTGTGTTCACCCTTCTAAAGATATGTG GTGGAGGAAACGAGTTAACTCGCTGTCATACTTTTTTATGGATGAAACCGG GTGATGTTGCAGCTCTAGGATGGTGGGACTTGTTTATTAACTTCGG CATTGCACAGTGCTTTGCGTTTCTTGTTTGTACAAAGTGGCACAATCCAACTATTCATGGAGGCTGTCATATTACAGAACCATGCTCATCGTCAAATACCATAAGATACCTAGACTTTAGGACAGGAGGCTTAGTTGTTTACACAGATGAAGATAGACAGCAAAATGGGTTCTGCAATCTACAGGATATCGGTGGGCATATTATGAAAATTCCATTCATTGGTTTCCAAATACTTCTTTTTATGCATTTAGAG ggAACACCATCCAGTGCAAAGAATCTGCCCCACTGGGTCATTTTTTCCCCACTTTTTTTGTTGCAAGGAGCTGGGGTTTTATTTGCAGCTTATAGATTAATAGAGAAGATAGTTCTTCTACTCTACTGTGGAGATATTCCTGAAAGATACTCAGCCATAGCATCAAAATCCCGTGAGTGCTTTGGGTTCTTTCGACGTGGGTCAAG GTTGCTTGGTTGGTGGTCAATAGATGAAGGAAGTAGAGAGGAAGAAGCTAGACTTTTTTGTGCTGGGAGTCCTGG GTATAATACTTTCACCCCTGATACGGTGAAGAAAATGCCTAGGGCAGATCTGGTTGAGGAGGTAAAGATGTTTCCTTATATCAAAATATGTAGCTACCACGTTATTTA A
- the LOC114371251 gene encoding uncharacterized protein LOC114371251 isoform X1 yields the protein MLVRRRVMSWRRVAKALQALVAHVLLFTFTITLALKLDHVIRHSWWKVFFPLWAFHAVVARGRFSLPAPSMPHDRQWAPFHSLVATPLLVAFELLLCMHLGSSYVMNLRIVFMPLIFLEMAILFDNVRMCRALMPGDDENLTDEAVWETLPHFWISISMVFFIAATVFTLLKICGGGNELTRCHTFLWMKPGDVAALGWWDLFINFGIAQCFAFLVCTKWHNPTIHGGCHITEPCSSSNTIRYLDFRTGGLVVYTDEDRQQNGFCNLQDIGGHIMKIPFIGFQILLFMHLEGTPSSAKNLPHWVIFSPLFLLQGAGVLFAAYRLIEKIVLLLYCGDIPERYSAIASKSRECFGFFRRGSRLLGWWSIDEGSREEEARLFCAGSPGYNTFTPDTVKKMPRADLVEEIWRLQAALGEQTQVTKFSQDEYERLQNEKILCRICFEEQINVVLLPCRHHILCSTCCEKCKRCPVCRGPIEERMPVYDV from the exons ATGCTGGTTCGGAGAAGGGTGATGAGTTGGAGAAGGGTGGCGAAGGCCCTTCAGGCTCTGGTAGCTCATGTCTTACTTTTCACCTTCACTATTACCCTTGCTCTCAAGCTTGATCATGTCATTCGTCACTCATGGTG GAAGGTATTTTTTCCTCTATGGGCTTTTCATGCTGTGGTAGCACGAGGCAGGTTTTCCTTGCCTGCTCCTTCGATGCCTCATGATCGCCAA TGGGCTCCTTTTCATTCACTCGTAGCAACTCCACTACTTGTTGCATTTGAGCTACTTCTTTGTATGCATCTCGGGAGCAGTTATG TGATGAATTTAAGGATTGTCTTCATGCCCCTGATATTTCTTGAAATGGCGATTTTGTTTGATAACGTCAG GATGTGTAGGGCTTTGATGCCTGGAGATGATGAAAATCTGACCGACGAAGCAGTATGGGAAACTCTTCCG CACTTCTGGATTTCAATATCCATGGTCTTCTTTATTGCTGCCACTGTGTTCACCCTTCTAAAGATATGTG GTGGAGGAAACGAGTTAACTCGCTGTCATACTTTTTTATGGATGAAACCGG GTGATGTTGCAGCTCTAGGATGGTGGGACTTGTTTATTAACTTCGG CATTGCACAGTGCTTTGCGTTTCTTGTTTGTACAAAGTGGCACAATCCAACTATTCATGGAGGCTGTCATATTACAGAACCATGCTCATCGTCAAATACCATAAGATACCTAGACTTTAGGACAGGAGGCTTAGTTGTTTACACAGATGAAGATAGACAGCAAAATGGGTTCTGCAATCTACAGGATATCGGTGGGCATATTATGAAAATTCCATTCATTGGTTTCCAAATACTTCTTTTTATGCATTTAGAG ggAACACCATCCAGTGCAAAGAATCTGCCCCACTGGGTCATTTTTTCCCCACTTTTTTTGTTGCAAGGAGCTGGGGTTTTATTTGCAGCTTATAGATTAATAGAGAAGATAGTTCTTCTACTCTACTGTGGAGATATTCCTGAAAGATACTCAGCCATAGCATCAAAATCCCGTGAGTGCTTTGGGTTCTTTCGACGTGGGTCAAG GTTGCTTGGTTGGTGGTCAATAGATGAAGGAAGTAGAGAGGAAGAAGCTAGACTTTTTTGTGCTGGGAGTCCTGG GTATAATACTTTCACCCCTGATACGGTGAAGAAAATGCCTAGGGCAGATCTGGTTGAGGAG ATTTGGAGACTACAAGCTGCATTGGGCGAGCAGACACAAGTTACAAAATTTAGCCAGGATGAGTATGAAAGACTTCAAAAT GAGAAGATCTTATGCAGAATTTGCTTCGAGGAGCAGATTAATGTGGTCCTACTTCCCTGCAGGCATCACATTCTTTGCAG CACTTGCTGCGAAAAATGTAAAAGGTGCCCTGTCTGTCGTGGACCAATTGAAGAAAGGATGCCAGTATATGATGTGTAG
- the LOC114369744 gene encoding transcription factor bHLH30-like: MIQEDQGQCSSQAINNYHQAYQEQLLLQQQMQQQQQNNDIFGGGGGLNMYPGAEVSPIMNHHHQPWSMTMPHHHHHHQVHDPFLVPPQPSPYASLFNRRGPSLHQFAYDHHGSSSDHLRIISESLVGPVVQPGSAVPFGLQTELAKMTAQEIMEAKALAASKSHSEAERRRRERINNHLAKLRSLLPSTTKTDKASLLAEVIQHVKELKRQTSVIAETSPVPTEADELTVVDEADEDGNSVIKASLCCEDRSDLFPELIKTLKALRLRTLKAEITTLGGRVKNVLFITGEEADSSSGSTEDHSHHHHQQQQQQYCINSIQEALKAVMEKSVGDHHESASANIKRQRTNIISMS; this comes from the exons ATGATACAGGAAGATCAAGGACAGTGTTCTTCTCAAGCGATCAATAACTACCACCAAGCCTATCAAGAGCAGCTTCTCCTTCAGCAAcagatgcaacaacaacaacaaaacaatgatatctttggtggaggaggaggattGAACATGTACCCTGGTGCTGAAGTTTCTCCAATcatgaatcatcatcatcaaccaTGGTCTATGACTATGCcacatcatcatcaccatcatcaGGTTCATGACCCTTTTCTTGTCCCTCCCCAACCTTCACCCTATGCAAGCTTGTTCAACAGAAGAGGTCCTTCTCTTCATCAGTTTGCATATGATCATCATGGTTCATCTTCTGACCATCTTAGGATCATATCTGAATCCCTTGTTGGACCGGTGGTTCAACCCGGTTCAGCAGTACCCTTTGGCCTCCAAACCGAGTTGGCTAAGATGACTGCTCAAGAAATCATGGAGGCTAAGGCCCTTGCAGCTTCGAAGAGTCACAGTGAAGCTGAAAGGAGACGCAGGGAGAGAATCAATAACCATCTTGCTAAGCTCCGCAGCTTGTTGCCTAGCACAACCAAA acAGATAAAGCATCATTGCTAGCAGAAGTGATTCAACATGTAAAGGAGCTGAAGCGTCAAACCTCGGTGATAGCAGAAACGAGTCCGGTTCCGACCGAAGCTGATGAGTTAACAGTGGTAGACGAAGCCGATGAAGATGGAAACTCTGTGATCAAAGCCTCATTGTGCTGCGAAGATAGGTCAGATCTGTTCCCTGAACTAATCAAGACATTGAAAGCGTTGAGGCTAAGAACCCTTAAGGCTGAGATAACAACGCTTGGTGGGCGCGTCAAGAACGTGTTGTTCATCACTGGAGAAGAAGCAGATTCAAGCAGTGGCAGCACTGAGGACCAtagccaccaccaccaccaacaacaacaacaacagtacTGCATTAACTCAATACAAGAAGCTCTTAAGGCTGTGATGGAGAAGAGCGTTGGGGATCATCATGAGTCTGCTTCTGCCAATATTAAGAGGCAAAGGACCAATATAATATCAATGTCCTAG
- the LOC114371251 gene encoding uncharacterized protein LOC114371251 isoform X2, with protein sequence MLVRRRVMSWRRVAKALQALVAHVLLFTFTITLALKLDHVIRHSWWKVFFPLWAFHAVVARGRFSLPAPSMPHDRQWAPFHSLVATPLLVAFELLLCMHLGSSYVMNLRIVFMPLIFLEMAILFDNVRMCRALMPGDDENLTDEAVWETLPHFWISISMVFFIAATVFTLLKICGDVAALGWWDLFINFGIAQCFAFLVCTKWHNPTIHGGCHITEPCSSSNTIRYLDFRTGGLVVYTDEDRQQNGFCNLQDIGGHIMKIPFIGFQILLFMHLEGTPSSAKNLPHWVIFSPLFLLQGAGVLFAAYRLIEKIVLLLYCGDIPERYSAIASKSRECFGFFRRGSRLLGWWSIDEGSREEEARLFCAGSPGYNTFTPDTVKKMPRADLVEEIWRLQAALGEQTQVTKFSQDEYERLQNEKILCRICFEEQINVVLLPCRHHILCSTCCEKCKRCPVCRGPIEERMPVYDV encoded by the exons ATGCTGGTTCGGAGAAGGGTGATGAGTTGGAGAAGGGTGGCGAAGGCCCTTCAGGCTCTGGTAGCTCATGTCTTACTTTTCACCTTCACTATTACCCTTGCTCTCAAGCTTGATCATGTCATTCGTCACTCATGGTG GAAGGTATTTTTTCCTCTATGGGCTTTTCATGCTGTGGTAGCACGAGGCAGGTTTTCCTTGCCTGCTCCTTCGATGCCTCATGATCGCCAA TGGGCTCCTTTTCATTCACTCGTAGCAACTCCACTACTTGTTGCATTTGAGCTACTTCTTTGTATGCATCTCGGGAGCAGTTATG TGATGAATTTAAGGATTGTCTTCATGCCCCTGATATTTCTTGAAATGGCGATTTTGTTTGATAACGTCAG GATGTGTAGGGCTTTGATGCCTGGAGATGATGAAAATCTGACCGACGAAGCAGTATGGGAAACTCTTCCG CACTTCTGGATTTCAATATCCATGGTCTTCTTTATTGCTGCCACTGTGTTCACCCTTCTAAAGATATGTG GTGATGTTGCAGCTCTAGGATGGTGGGACTTGTTTATTAACTTCGG CATTGCACAGTGCTTTGCGTTTCTTGTTTGTACAAAGTGGCACAATCCAACTATTCATGGAGGCTGTCATATTACAGAACCATGCTCATCGTCAAATACCATAAGATACCTAGACTTTAGGACAGGAGGCTTAGTTGTTTACACAGATGAAGATAGACAGCAAAATGGGTTCTGCAATCTACAGGATATCGGTGGGCATATTATGAAAATTCCATTCATTGGTTTCCAAATACTTCTTTTTATGCATTTAGAG ggAACACCATCCAGTGCAAAGAATCTGCCCCACTGGGTCATTTTTTCCCCACTTTTTTTGTTGCAAGGAGCTGGGGTTTTATTTGCAGCTTATAGATTAATAGAGAAGATAGTTCTTCTACTCTACTGTGGAGATATTCCTGAAAGATACTCAGCCATAGCATCAAAATCCCGTGAGTGCTTTGGGTTCTTTCGACGTGGGTCAAG GTTGCTTGGTTGGTGGTCAATAGATGAAGGAAGTAGAGAGGAAGAAGCTAGACTTTTTTGTGCTGGGAGTCCTGG GTATAATACTTTCACCCCTGATACGGTGAAGAAAATGCCTAGGGCAGATCTGGTTGAGGAG ATTTGGAGACTACAAGCTGCATTGGGCGAGCAGACACAAGTTACAAAATTTAGCCAGGATGAGTATGAAAGACTTCAAAAT GAGAAGATCTTATGCAGAATTTGCTTCGAGGAGCAGATTAATGTGGTCCTACTTCCCTGCAGGCATCACATTCTTTGCAG CACTTGCTGCGAAAAATGTAAAAGGTGCCCTGTCTGTCGTGGACCAATTGAAGAAAGGATGCCAGTATATGATGTGTAG
- the LOC114371251 gene encoding uncharacterized protein LOC114371251 isoform X4 encodes MMNLRIVFMPLIFLEMAILFDNVRMCRALMPGDDENLTDEAVWETLPHFWISISMVFFIAATVFTLLKICGGGNELTRCHTFLWMKPGDVAALGWWDLFINFGIAQCFAFLVCTKWHNPTIHGGCHITEPCSSSNTIRYLDFRTGGLVVYTDEDRQQNGFCNLQDIGGHIMKIPFIGFQILLFMHLEGTPSSAKNLPHWVIFSPLFLLQGAGVLFAAYRLIEKIVLLLYCGDIPERYSAIASKSRECFGFFRRGSRLLGWWSIDEGSREEEARLFCAGSPGYNTFTPDTVKKMPRADLVEEIWRLQAALGEQTQVTKFSQDEYERLQNEKILCRICFEEQINVVLLPCRHHILCSTCCEKCKRCPVCRGPIEERMPVYDV; translated from the exons A TGATGAATTTAAGGATTGTCTTCATGCCCCTGATATTTCTTGAAATGGCGATTTTGTTTGATAACGTCAG GATGTGTAGGGCTTTGATGCCTGGAGATGATGAAAATCTGACCGACGAAGCAGTATGGGAAACTCTTCCG CACTTCTGGATTTCAATATCCATGGTCTTCTTTATTGCTGCCACTGTGTTCACCCTTCTAAAGATATGTG GTGGAGGAAACGAGTTAACTCGCTGTCATACTTTTTTATGGATGAAACCGG GTGATGTTGCAGCTCTAGGATGGTGGGACTTGTTTATTAACTTCGG CATTGCACAGTGCTTTGCGTTTCTTGTTTGTACAAAGTGGCACAATCCAACTATTCATGGAGGCTGTCATATTACAGAACCATGCTCATCGTCAAATACCATAAGATACCTAGACTTTAGGACAGGAGGCTTAGTTGTTTACACAGATGAAGATAGACAGCAAAATGGGTTCTGCAATCTACAGGATATCGGTGGGCATATTATGAAAATTCCATTCATTGGTTTCCAAATACTTCTTTTTATGCATTTAGAG ggAACACCATCCAGTGCAAAGAATCTGCCCCACTGGGTCATTTTTTCCCCACTTTTTTTGTTGCAAGGAGCTGGGGTTTTATTTGCAGCTTATAGATTAATAGAGAAGATAGTTCTTCTACTCTACTGTGGAGATATTCCTGAAAGATACTCAGCCATAGCATCAAAATCCCGTGAGTGCTTTGGGTTCTTTCGACGTGGGTCAAG GTTGCTTGGTTGGTGGTCAATAGATGAAGGAAGTAGAGAGGAAGAAGCTAGACTTTTTTGTGCTGGGAGTCCTGG GTATAATACTTTCACCCCTGATACGGTGAAGAAAATGCCTAGGGCAGATCTGGTTGAGGAG ATTTGGAGACTACAAGCTGCATTGGGCGAGCAGACACAAGTTACAAAATTTAGCCAGGATGAGTATGAAAGACTTCAAAAT GAGAAGATCTTATGCAGAATTTGCTTCGAGGAGCAGATTAATGTGGTCCTACTTCCCTGCAGGCATCACATTCTTTGCAG CACTTGCTGCGAAAAATGTAAAAGGTGCCCTGTCTGTCGTGGACCAATTGAAGAAAGGATGCCAGTATATGATGTGTAG